The Microlunatus antarcticus genome window below encodes:
- a CDS encoding lipid II flippase MurJ — translation MRWRGSVLLGVGGLTLAARVVGFGRSLVFSKTVGDTCLGDVYNAANALPNVLFEVAAGGVLAGVVVPVVARHLGAGRRAEADRTTSALLSWTLIVLTVVAVAALLGAGLYARAYAKADCAGSAGVLTALVVMFVPQVWFYGVAVVSAGVLQAHGRFLAAATAPLVSSVVVVLAYLAFAGLATPGAGRDLGLLSRPALLALGLGTTAGVVALALCTAVPLARLGSRVRPTLHFATGDARVVAAIGAAGLAGLVLQQVSVLVINLAAQRNPDPGALTRFTWANALYLLPYAVLAAPVLQLTFPRLAAAAERGADDVAAVLRRTAPPLVVLSWLGAALLVATAVPVARVFVIGPGSGRTGALAGPVAALAPAVLAFALMGLATRALLAQHRALAAGTTTALAWGTVTVAALVAGLVVPSATLVVALAGSVSLGLSVGAVVGWVALVRRTTQRPGVLPALLAGAVAAVPAVLAGGALARLGTDAGLLAAVGLALATALLTTVVFVGVLALVRRPLLRATWALRHPEPLEVARA, via the coding sequence ATGAGGTGGCGCGGCTCCGTCCTGCTCGGCGTCGGCGGGCTGACCCTCGCCGCGCGCGTCGTGGGCTTCGGCCGTTCGCTCGTCTTCTCCAAGACCGTCGGCGACACCTGCCTGGGTGACGTCTACAACGCGGCGAACGCGCTGCCGAACGTGCTCTTCGAGGTCGCCGCGGGCGGGGTGCTCGCCGGGGTCGTCGTGCCCGTCGTGGCCCGGCACCTCGGCGCGGGGCGGCGCGCGGAGGCGGACCGGACGACCTCGGCGCTGCTCTCCTGGACGCTCATCGTCCTCACCGTCGTCGCCGTCGCGGCGCTGCTGGGCGCCGGGCTCTACGCGCGGGCGTACGCGAAGGCCGACTGCGCGGGCAGCGCCGGCGTGCTGACGGCGCTGGTCGTCATGTTCGTGCCGCAGGTCTGGTTCTACGGGGTCGCCGTGGTCAGCGCGGGCGTCCTCCAGGCGCACGGCCGGTTCCTGGCCGCGGCCACCGCCCCGCTGGTGTCGAGCGTGGTCGTCGTCCTCGCGTACCTCGCCTTCGCCGGGCTCGCCACGCCGGGCGCGGGCCGCGATCTCGGGCTGCTCAGCCGTCCGGCCCTGCTGGCGCTGGGCCTGGGGACCACGGCCGGTGTGGTCGCGCTGGCGCTCTGCACCGCCGTCCCCCTGGCGCGGCTGGGCTCGCGGGTCCGGCCGACCCTGCACTTCGCGACCGGGGACGCCCGCGTGGTCGCGGCCATCGGGGCGGCCGGCCTGGCCGGGCTGGTCCTCCAGCAGGTCAGCGTGCTGGTGATCAACCTGGCCGCCCAGCGCAACCCCGACCCCGGCGCGCTCACCCGCTTCACCTGGGCCAACGCCCTCTACCTCCTCCCGTACGCCGTCCTCGCCGCACCCGTCCTGCAGCTCACGTTCCCGCGGCTAGCGGCCGCCGCCGAGCGGGGCGCCGACGACGTCGCGGCCGTCCTGCGTCGGACCGCGCCGCCGCTGGTCGTGCTGTCCTGGCTGGGCGCGGCCCTGCTCGTGGCGACCGCCGTCCCGGTGGCCCGGGTCTTCGTCATCGGTCCCGGCTCCGGGCGTACGGGGGCGCTCGCCGGTCCCGTCGCGGCCCTCGCCCCGGCCGTCCTGGCCTTCGCCCTGATGGGCCTGGCCACCCGCGCGCTGCTGGCCCAGCACCGGGCCCTCGCCGCGGGCACGACGACGGCGCTGGCGTGGGGGACGGTCACCGTCGCCGCCCTCGTCGCCGGCCTGGTGGTCCCGTCCGCGACGCTGGTCGTCGCCCTGGCCGGCAGCGTCTCGCTGGGCCTGTCCGTGGGTGCCGTCGTGGGGTGGGTGGCGCTGGTGCGGCGGACGACCCAGCGACCCGGCGTCCTCCCGGCCCTGCTGGCCGGTGCGGTCGCCGCGGTGCCGGCCGTCCTGGCCGGCGGCGCGCTGGCCCGTCTCGGCACCGACGCCGGCCTGCTCGCGGCCGTCGGGCTCGCGCTGGCCACGGCCCTGCTGACCACCGTCGTGTTCGTGGGCGTGCTCGCCCTCGTCCGGCGACCGCTGCTGCGCGCGACCTGGGCGCTGCGCCACCCCGAGCCGCTGGAGGTGGCCCGTGCCTGA
- a CDS encoding glycosyltransferase family 4 protein encodes MPDTRRPRVAMVLTASTGGIGRHVASVAPRLVARGFDVTVYASPVTLDAHDVGVPAVTLDAVALARGVGAADVVHAHGYKAAALALPYARVRRVPLVVTWHNAVLDTGGGARAGRILQRVVARGADLVLAASSDLLAQAVQLGAHEAALAPVAAPALAAPQVGRLERRTRLGLAADDVLVVTVTRLAPQKNLDLLLDLAAATRDRAGLSYALVGSGPLRDALARRVADERLPVTLVGASDDVASWYHAADLVLLPSRWEARALVAQEAMLAGVPLVATRVGGIPELVGEAAVLIDPDDARAAAGVVRDLAGDPAARHRLADLGLRQAATWPDEDDVADDLAVSYRHVLTGQTRSAS; translated from the coding sequence GTGCCTGACACCCGACGACCGCGGGTCGCGATGGTCCTCACCGCCAGCACCGGCGGGATCGGGCGTCACGTGGCCAGCGTGGCGCCGCGGCTGGTGGCGCGCGGCTTCGACGTCACCGTCTACGCCTCCCCGGTCACCCTCGACGCGCACGACGTCGGGGTGCCCGCGGTCACGCTGGACGCGGTCGCGCTCGCCCGCGGGGTGGGGGCCGCCGACGTGGTGCACGCCCACGGCTACAAGGCCGCCGCGCTGGCGCTGCCGTACGCCCGCGTGCGCCGCGTGCCGCTGGTCGTGACCTGGCACAACGCGGTCCTCGACACCGGCGGCGGGGCCCGGGCCGGCCGCATCCTGCAGCGTGTGGTCGCGCGCGGCGCCGACCTGGTCCTCGCGGCGAGCAGCGACCTGCTGGCCCAGGCGGTCCAGCTCGGCGCCCACGAGGCGGCGCTGGCCCCGGTGGCCGCACCCGCGCTGGCCGCGCCGCAGGTCGGGCGCCTCGAGCGGCGTACCCGTCTCGGGCTCGCGGCCGACGACGTCCTCGTCGTCACGGTCACCCGTCTGGCGCCGCAGAAGAACCTTGACCTGCTCCTCGACCTCGCCGCCGCGACGCGCGACCGCGCCGGGCTGTCGTACGCCCTCGTCGGGTCCGGTCCGCTGCGCGACGCCCTGGCCCGTCGGGTCGCCGACGAGCGCCTGCCCGTGACGCTGGTGGGCGCGAGCGACGACGTCGCGTCCTGGTACCACGCGGCCGACCTCGTGCTGCTCCCGTCGCGCTGGGAGGCGCGTGCGCTCGTGGCCCAGGAGGCGATGCTCGCCGGCGTCCCGCTCGTGGCCACGCGGGTCGGCGGGATCCCTGAGCTGGTGGGGGAGGCCGCCGTCCTGATCGACCCGGACGACGCCCGTGCGGCCGCGGGGGTCGTGCGCGACCTCGCCGGCGACCCCGCCGCCCGGCACCGGCTGGCCGACCTGGGCCTGCGGCAGGCCGCGACCTGGCCCGACGAGGACGACGTCGCGGACGACCTGGCCGTGTCCTACCGGCACGTCCTGACGGGCCAGACCCGTTCCGCTTCCTAG
- a CDS encoding CDP-glycerol glycerophosphotransferase family protein, whose translation MTQAQIPAEEASAPVAAFAIEGATTPTPARIAWGLGAGDLLLGGLGLVTLLVAALGAPDVVVMLLAVIMSALVALATRADVATPAAGLGGPGRLLALAAVVVAVLADGPGHWLPLVLVAAAVVGEVGYSRVVRVAVPFSSHLPGISVRPSARFKPRWVGYIGSIAGVVAPVSVVLAVIPDWLAWVFALVTLVLTAVALADAALWVLQRRRAERRLTKTLTAYGPRFALHWDAQPGTGYQIGRWIPYLDRLGVPYVVFVRNPASFAEAERMTDQPVVVRRGSREMDPVMVSTLRCIFYVNNALRNVHVVRYAGVRHVQLNHGDSDKATSYNPVFRMFDRNFVAGQAAIDRFSAHGISTAPDFFEIVGRPQVEDVAVAVPGTPVRRVLYAPTWAGMHADSAYSSLPIGPEIVRGLIDRGCTVVYRPHPYTGRNPELVAASQRILALLAQDRAKTGTEHVYGAQAEQVWSIVDCFNAVDALVSDVSSVVPDFLYSEKPFAVAAMGGSVEEFFAEMPVARGGYVIAGDASNLDAALDDLLGADPEAAERRRLKTYYLGDFPAERYVDAFLDAARAEIA comes from the coding sequence ATGACCCAGGCCCAGATCCCCGCCGAAGAGGCGAGCGCGCCCGTCGCCGCGTTCGCCATCGAGGGGGCGACGACGCCGACCCCGGCCCGGATCGCGTGGGGGCTCGGAGCCGGTGACCTCCTGCTCGGCGGGCTGGGCCTGGTCACGCTGCTCGTCGCCGCGCTCGGGGCGCCTGACGTGGTCGTGATGCTGCTGGCGGTGATCATGAGCGCACTGGTCGCGCTGGCCACCCGGGCCGACGTGGCCACGCCGGCCGCCGGGTTGGGCGGTCCGGGTCGGCTGCTCGCGCTCGCCGCGGTGGTCGTGGCCGTCCTCGCGGACGGCCCCGGGCACTGGCTGCCGCTCGTCCTGGTGGCCGCCGCGGTGGTCGGGGAGGTGGGCTACTCGAGGGTCGTCCGGGTCGCAGTGCCGTTCAGCAGCCATCTCCCGGGGATCTCGGTCCGTCCTTCAGCGCGCTTCAAGCCGCGCTGGGTCGGCTACATCGGCTCGATCGCGGGCGTCGTGGCCCCGGTGTCGGTCGTGCTCGCGGTCATCCCGGACTGGCTGGCCTGGGTGTTCGCGCTGGTGACTCTCGTGCTCACCGCCGTCGCCCTGGCCGACGCGGCGCTCTGGGTCCTCCAGCGCCGGCGGGCCGAGCGGCGCCTCACCAAGACGCTGACCGCGTACGGGCCGCGCTTCGCCCTGCACTGGGACGCCCAGCCCGGCACCGGCTACCAGATCGGACGCTGGATCCCCTACCTCGACCGGCTCGGGGTGCCGTACGTCGTCTTCGTGCGCAACCCCGCCAGCTTTGCCGAGGCGGAGCGGATGACCGACCAGCCCGTCGTCGTGCGACGTGGGTCGCGCGAGATGGACCCGGTCATGGTCAGCACGCTGCGCTGCATCTTCTACGTCAACAACGCCCTGCGGAACGTGCACGTGGTCCGCTACGCCGGCGTGCGCCACGTGCAGCTCAACCACGGCGACAGCGACAAGGCCACGAGCTACAACCCCGTGTTCCGGATGTTCGACCGGAACTTCGTGGCCGGGCAGGCGGCGATCGACCGGTTCAGCGCCCACGGCATCTCCACCGCGCCGGACTTCTTCGAGATCGTTGGCCGCCCGCAGGTCGAGGACGTCGCCGTCGCGGTGCCCGGGACGCCCGTACGCCGCGTGCTCTACGCCCCCACCTGGGCCGGCATGCACGCCGACTCCGCCTACAGCTCGCTGCCCATCGGGCCGGAGATCGTGCGCGGGCTGATCGACCGCGGCTGCACGGTGGTCTACCGCCCGCACCCCTACACGGGGCGCAACCCGGAGCTCGTCGCCGCCTCCCAGCGCATCCTCGCGCTGCTCGCGCAGGACCGGGCGAAGACCGGCACCGAGCACGTGTACGGCGCCCAGGCCGAGCAGGTCTGGAGCATCGTCGACTGCTTCAACGCGGTCGACGCTCTCGTCTCCGACGTGTCGAGCGTGGTGCCGGACTTCCTCTACTCCGAGAAGCCCTTCGCCGTGGCGGCGATGGGCGGCAGCGTCGAGGAGTTCTTCGCCGAGATGCCGGTCGCCCGCGGCGGCTACGTCATCGCCGGCGACGCGAGCAACCTCGACGCCGCGCTCGACGACCTCCTCGGTGCCGACCCCGAGGCCGCGGAACGTCGCCGCCTCAAGACCTACTACCTCGGCGACTTCCCGGCCGAGCGGTACGTCGACGCGTTCCTGGACGCGGCGCGCGCCGAGATCGCCTGA
- a CDS encoding helix-turn-helix domain-containing protein, which produces MARGELPVRVQRGAAEIGRHLVTWRKLQNLTAEQVAERADVSRTTLRRLEHGDPGVGLDVFLRVARALGQLDRVVDVLDPYDTDLGRARAEEVLPERVRR; this is translated from the coding sequence GTGGCGCGAGGCGAGCTTCCGGTCCGGGTGCAGCGGGGCGCGGCGGAGATCGGCCGTCACCTCGTCACCTGGCGCAAGCTGCAGAACCTGACCGCCGAGCAGGTCGCCGAACGCGCCGACGTGAGCCGGACGACGCTGCGCCGGCTCGAGCACGGCGACCCGGGGGTCGGGCTCGACGTCTTCCTCCGGGTCGCCCGCGCGCTGGGCCAGCTCGACCGCGTGGTGGACGTCCTCGACCCGTACGACACCGACCTCGGCCGCGCGCGGGCCGAGGAGGTCCTGCCCGAGCGGGTGCGCCGGTGA
- a CDS encoding type II toxin-antitoxin system HipA family toxin produces the protein MTPAPSTRLRVSVDGANGTSPAAVAHVSERRGVVSTTLTYDPAWTADPAAYALSPDLALLQTRHQVTGGLPGAFADSAPDRWGRNLIAKRLRTQAPPGQQAATTVREVDYLLGVADETRQGALRFALDDAGPYLDAGSDVPRLVALPRLLRAADAVVDDGADDLAAVKELLAAGSGSLGGARPKASVRDGDRLSIAKFPHRSDAWDVMAWEKTALDLARGCGIDVPASRLVGVGQRNVLLLDRFDRRGATRVGYISAMTLLQSSDGVPADYLELAEALAEHGSAVVADLGRLWRRIAFMLVINNVDDHLRNHGFLRTASGWTLSPAFDLNPDPDPGAARVTTVGFVDDAEGALEQLVANAGAFRLTADHAAAVLDEVLRGTASWRTVARGNGLGEAELRRFAPALDRFHR, from the coding sequence GTGACCCCGGCCCCGTCCACCCGGCTCCGCGTGAGCGTCGACGGCGCGAACGGGACCTCGCCGGCGGCCGTCGCGCACGTCAGCGAGCGGCGGGGCGTCGTCTCGACGACCCTCACCTACGACCCGGCGTGGACCGCCGACCCCGCCGCGTACGCGCTGAGCCCGGACCTCGCGCTGCTCCAGACCCGGCACCAGGTGACCGGCGGGCTGCCGGGCGCGTTCGCCGACAGCGCTCCGGACCGCTGGGGCCGCAACCTCATCGCCAAGCGGCTGCGCACCCAGGCCCCGCCCGGGCAGCAGGCGGCGACCACCGTCCGCGAGGTCGACTACCTGCTCGGGGTCGCCGACGAGACCCGCCAGGGTGCGCTGAGGTTCGCTCTCGACGACGCCGGGCCGTACCTGGACGCCGGCTCGGACGTGCCCCGCCTGGTCGCCCTGCCGCGGCTGCTGCGGGCCGCGGACGCGGTGGTCGACGACGGCGCGGACGACCTCGCCGCGGTGAAGGAGCTGCTGGCCGCCGGCTCGGGCTCCCTGGGTGGTGCCCGCCCGAAGGCGTCCGTGCGCGACGGCGACCGGCTCAGCATCGCCAAGTTCCCGCACCGCAGCGACGCCTGGGACGTGATGGCGTGGGAGAAGACCGCGCTCGACCTGGCACGCGGCTGCGGGATCGACGTCCCGGCGTCCCGGCTCGTCGGCGTCGGTCAGCGGAACGTGCTGCTCCTCGACCGCTTCGACCGCCGCGGCGCGACGCGGGTCGGCTACATCAGCGCGATGACCCTGCTGCAGTCGTCCGACGGCGTTCCGGCCGACTACCTGGAGCTGGCGGAGGCGCTGGCGGAGCACGGGAGCGCCGTGGTGGCCGACCTCGGTCGGCTGTGGCGACGGATCGCCTTCATGCTGGTGATCAACAACGTCGACGACCACCTCCGCAACCACGGCTTCCTGCGTACGGCCTCGGGGTGGACGCTGTCGCCCGCCTTCGACCTCAACCCGGACCCCGACCCGGGCGCCGCCCGCGTCACCACCGTCGGCTTCGTCGACGACGCCGAGGGCGCGCTCGAGCAGCTGGTGGCCAACGCCGGCGCGTTCCGGCTCACCGCCGACCACGCGGCCGCGGTCCTGGACGAGGTGCTGCGCGGCACCGCGTCGTGGCGCACCGTCGCGCGCGGGAACGGGCTCGGCGAGGCCGAGCTCCGGCGGTTCGCGCCGGCGCTCGACCGGTTCCACCGGTAG
- a CDS encoding aminoglycoside phosphotransferase family protein, whose product MHAGQLEVDEGTVRALLADQLPQWAGLEVRLLPQTGTVNAIARVGDALAARFPLQPGDAADVRRDLAREADASRRLVGRLRVAVPEVVALGEPGHGYPLPWSVQTWLPGRDGSVVEPGASYAVARDLAALVTDLRAVPTDGRTFVGERRTNRGGVIGDHDAWVRECLERSAGLLDVSALAGLWDRLRDLPRGPDPDVTTHGDLIPSNVLVGTRDGASGPGEARLVGLLDLGDCGPADPALDLVAAWHLLEDGPRETFREALGSDDATWARGTGWAFEQAIGLVWYYRTSNPGFSAFGRRTLDRLLRATG is encoded by the coding sequence ATGCACGCCGGGCAGCTCGAGGTCGACGAGGGGACCGTACGGGCGCTGCTCGCCGATCAGCTCCCGCAGTGGGCCGGGCTGGAGGTCCGGCTGCTGCCGCAGACCGGGACGGTCAACGCGATCGCCCGGGTCGGGGACGCGCTCGCGGCCCGGTTCCCGCTCCAGCCGGGCGACGCCGCCGACGTCCGGCGGGACCTGGCCCGCGAGGCGGACGCGTCCCGGCGCCTCGTTGGCCGCCTGCGCGTGGCGGTGCCCGAGGTCGTCGCCCTCGGCGAGCCGGGTCACGGCTACCCGTTGCCGTGGTCGGTGCAGACCTGGTTGCCCGGCCGGGACGGTTCCGTGGTGGAGCCGGGCGCCTCGTACGCCGTAGCCCGCGACCTGGCCGCGCTGGTCACCGACCTGCGCGCCGTGCCCACGGACGGGCGGACGTTTGTGGGGGAGCGGCGGACGAACCGGGGCGGCGTGATCGGCGACCACGACGCCTGGGTGCGCGAGTGCCTGGAGCGCAGCGCCGGGCTGCTGGACGTGAGCGCGCTCGCCGGGCTCTGGGACCGGCTGCGCGACCTGCCGCGCGGGCCAGACCCGGACGTGACGACGCACGGGGACCTGATCCCGAGCAATGTCCTGGTCGGCACGCGCGACGGCGCCTCCGGCCCCGGGGAGGCCCGGCTCGTCGGGCTGCTCGACCTGGGGGACTGCGGCCCCGCCGACCCCGCGCTGGATCTGGTCGCCGCGTGGCACCTGCTCGAGGACGGTCCGCGGGAGACGTTCCGCGAAGCGCTGGGCAGCGACGACGCGACGTGGGCCCGCGGGACGGGCTGGGCGTTCGAGCAGGCGATCGGGCTGGTCTGGTACTACCGCACGTCCAACCCGGGCTTCAGCGCGTTCGGCCGCCGGACCCTCGACCGACTCCTGCGCGCCACGGGTTGA
- a CDS encoding CTP synthase, with product MPGHGLGWRPVGPREKFTKHLFVTGGVASSLGKGLTASSLGSLLVARGLSVSMQKLDPYLNVDPGTMNPFQHGEVFVTEDGAETDLDVGHYERFLDRNLSAEANITTGKVYSSVIAKERRGDYLGDTVQVIPHITNEIKDSMLAMGGPDIDVVIHEIGGTVGDIESLPFLEAARQVRHDVGRENVFFLHVSLVPYIGPSGELKTKPTQHSVAALRQVGIQPDAVVCRSDREIPESVKRKISLMCDVDEQAVVACADAPSIYDIPKVLHAEGLDAYVVRRLDLRFRDVDWTRWNDLLQRVHHPREEVVIALVGKYVDLPDAYLSVVEALRAGGFANRAKVGIRWVPSDACATQEGAASHLSDVDGVVIPGGFGIRGTEGKIGAIQYAREHQIPTLGLCLGLQCMVIEVARNLAGLSGADSSEFAPETPYPVVATMAEQVAIVSGEGDLGATMRLGAYPAELQPGSVVAKAYGQTHVSERHRHRYEVNNAYREQLEAAGLVISGTSPDTQLVEFVELAPEVHPYFVATQAHPELKSRPTKPHPLFVGLVDAALDRRLSTRLPVEQRR from the coding sequence ATGCCGGGTCATGGCCTAGGCTGGAGGCCCGTGGGACCACGTGAGAAGTTCACCAAGCACCTGTTCGTCACCGGCGGGGTCGCTTCCTCCCTCGGCAAGGGCCTGACCGCCTCGAGCCTGGGCAGCCTGCTCGTGGCGCGCGGGCTCAGCGTGTCGATGCAGAAGCTCGACCCCTACCTCAACGTCGACCCCGGCACGATGAACCCGTTCCAGCACGGCGAGGTCTTCGTCACCGAGGACGGCGCGGAAACCGACCTGGACGTCGGCCACTACGAGCGCTTCCTCGACCGGAACCTCTCCGCCGAGGCGAACATCACCACCGGCAAGGTCTACTCCTCGGTCATCGCCAAGGAGCGCCGCGGCGACTACCTCGGCGACACGGTCCAGGTGATCCCGCACATCACCAACGAGATCAAGGACTCCATGCTCGCCATGGGCGGTCCGGACATCGACGTGGTGATCCACGAGATCGGCGGCACCGTCGGTGACATCGAGTCGCTGCCGTTCCTCGAGGCCGCCCGCCAGGTCCGCCACGACGTCGGCCGCGAGAACGTCTTCTTCCTGCACGTCTCGCTGGTGCCCTACATCGGGCCGAGCGGCGAGCTCAAGACCAAGCCCACGCAGCACTCGGTCGCCGCGCTGCGCCAGGTCGGCATCCAGCCCGACGCCGTGGTGTGCCGCTCCGACCGCGAGATCCCCGAGTCGGTCAAGCGCAAGATCTCGCTCATGTGCGACGTCGACGAGCAGGCCGTCGTGGCCTGCGCCGACGCGCCGAGCATCTACGACATCCCGAAGGTCCTGCACGCCGAGGGCCTCGACGCGTACGTGGTCCGCCGGCTCGACCTGCGGTTCCGCGACGTCGACTGGACGCGCTGGAACGACCTGCTGCAGCGCGTGCACCACCCGCGCGAGGAGGTCGTGATCGCGCTCGTCGGCAAGTACGTCGACCTGCCCGACGCCTACCTCTCCGTCGTCGAGGCGCTGCGCGCCGGCGGCTTCGCCAACCGGGCCAAGGTCGGCATCCGCTGGGTGCCCTCCGACGCCTGCGCGACGCAGGAGGGGGCGGCCAGCCACCTGTCCGACGTGGACGGCGTGGTCATCCCCGGCGGCTTCGGCATCCGGGGCACCGAGGGCAAGATCGGCGCGATCCAGTACGCCCGCGAGCACCAGATCCCGACGCTCGGCCTCTGCCTCGGCCTGCAGTGCATGGTCATCGAGGTCGCCCGGAACCTGGCCGGCCTGAGCGGAGCCGACAGCAGCGAGTTCGCGCCGGAGACCCCGTACCCGGTCGTCGCCACGATGGCCGAGCAGGTCGCGATCGTCTCCGGCGAGGGCGACCTCGGCGCGACGATGCGCCTCGGCGCTTACCCCGCCGAGCTGCAGCCCGGCTCGGTCGTGGCCAAGGCGTACGGGCAGACGCACGTCAGCGAGCGGCACCGCCACCGCTACGAGGTGAACAACGCCTACCGCGAGCAGCTCGAGGCCGCGGGCCTGGTCATCAGCGGGACCTCGCCGGACACCCAGCTGGTCGAGTTCGTCGAGCTGGCGCCCGAGGTGCACCCGTACTTCGTGGCCACGCAGGCGCACCCCGAGCTCAAGTCACGCCCGACCAAGCCGCACCCGCTCTTCGTCGGCCTCGTCGACGCCGCGCTGGACCGGCGGCTGTCGACCCGGCTGCCCGTCGAGCAGCGTCGGTGA
- a CDS encoding NUDIX domain-containing protein, whose product MADVALAWPVLSTEILAEGHVATFAQDVVRTPDGGEMTREYLRHPGAVGVIALDEQERVVLVRQYRHPVRHRLSEPPAGLLDHAGEDPLVAAQRELAEEVGLSAGRWDVLVELFTTPGIIGEGLRVYLARDLAVADRPDGFTAEGEEADMDVVWASLDDLLDAVLDGRLHNPTLVSGVLAAGVARARDGFATLRPADAPWPAREALAAAGLLPD is encoded by the coding sequence CTGGCCGACGTCGCGCTGGCCTGGCCCGTGCTCTCGACCGAGATCCTGGCGGAGGGCCACGTGGCGACGTTCGCGCAGGACGTCGTGCGCACCCCCGACGGCGGGGAGATGACGCGGGAGTACCTGCGCCACCCCGGCGCGGTCGGCGTCATCGCGCTGGACGAGCAGGAGCGCGTCGTCCTGGTGCGGCAGTACCGCCACCCCGTGCGCCACCGTCTCTCCGAGCCCCCGGCCGGCCTGCTCGACCACGCCGGCGAGGACCCGCTGGTCGCCGCGCAGCGCGAGCTCGCCGAGGAGGTCGGCCTCTCCGCCGGACGGTGGGACGTGCTCGTCGAGCTCTTCACCACCCCCGGGATCATCGGCGAGGGCCTGCGTGTCTACCTGGCCCGCGACCTCGCGGTCGCCGACCGGCCCGACGGCTTCACCGCCGAGGGCGAGGAGGCCGACATGGACGTCGTCTGGGCCTCCCTCGACGACCTCCTCGACGCCGTCCTCGACGGCCGGCTGCACAACCCGACGCTCGTCAGCGGCGTCCTTGCCGCCGGCGTCGCCCGGGCCCGCGACGGCTTCGCCACGCTCCGGCCGGCCGATGCGCCCTGGCCGGCCCGCGAAGCCCTGGCCGCGGCGGGCCTGCTACCCGACTGA
- a CDS encoding DegT/DnrJ/EryC1/StrS family aminotransferase, whose amino-acid sequence MHPRHRLDLRSRDVVRGLAAVVVARRRGCAERMLLREVGASDDVLATLSVRAAWDLLLTASDWPEGAEVVVSAITHPAMAALVSEAGFVPVPVDLDLASLLPTPAALEDAITPRTRAVLVAQLFGGRSDLGQIAATCRAHGLLLVEDAAQAWTGPETLRSAADVTLVSFGLIKTATAVGGALVRVSDPELLARLRRLHPTWPVQPRRAYARRLVRAQVLLVISRPRVHGLLLGACRLGGVDPERLLGRLTRGSSAGDSLQRRRRPSAALLATLTWRLRPADPSAARTRARTASGEALRAGLPAQVPQPGERAVRTHWLFPVRADDPAALVARLRRAGVDASAGTSNLVALTTDGPAADLMRHVVYVPAYPELPEEWRQAVRRVLSQDA is encoded by the coding sequence ATGCACCCGCGTCATCGGCTGGACCTCCGGTCGCGCGACGTCGTCCGAGGCCTGGCCGCCGTGGTCGTCGCACGTCGCCGCGGGTGCGCCGAGCGCATGCTCCTCCGCGAGGTTGGCGCGTCGGACGACGTCCTGGCCACGTTGTCCGTGCGGGCGGCCTGGGACCTGCTGCTGACTGCGTCGGACTGGCCGGAGGGTGCCGAGGTGGTCGTCTCGGCGATCACGCATCCCGCGATGGCGGCGCTCGTGAGCGAGGCCGGCTTCGTCCCGGTGCCCGTGGACCTCGACCTCGCCAGCCTCCTGCCGACCCCGGCGGCGCTCGAGGACGCGATCACCCCGAGGACGCGGGCGGTCCTCGTCGCCCAGCTCTTCGGCGGCCGATCCGACCTCGGCCAGATCGCCGCCACCTGTCGCGCCCACGGGCTGCTCCTCGTCGAGGACGCGGCCCAGGCGTGGACGGGGCCGGAGACGCTCCGGTCGGCGGCGGACGTGACGCTGGTGAGCTTCGGGCTGATCAAGACGGCCACCGCCGTCGGGGGTGCCCTGGTACGGGTGTCCGACCCGGAACTGCTCGCCCGGCTCCGCCGTCTCCACCCGACCTGGCCGGTCCAGCCGCGCCGGGCGTACGCCCGTCGCCTGGTCCGGGCGCAGGTGCTCCTCGTGATCAGCCGGCCGCGGGTGCACGGCTTGCTGCTCGGAGCCTGCCGGCTCGGCGGCGTCGACCCCGAGCGGCTCCTGGGCCGGCTCACCCGGGGGAGCTCGGCGGGGGACTCACTCCAGCGGCGCCGGCGGCCGTCGGCCGCGCTGCTCGCGACGCTGACGTGGCGGCTGCGCCCCGCCGACCCGAGTGCGGCCCGGACCCGGGCCCGGACGGCGTCCGGCGAGGCGCTCCGGGCCGGTCTGCCCGCCCAGGTGCCCCAGCCGGGCGAGCGCGCCGTCCGCACGCACTGGCTGTTCCCGGTCCGGGCGGACGACCCGGCCGCGCTGGTCGCCCGGCTCCGTCGCGCGGGCGTCGACGCGAGCGCGGGGACGAGCAACCTCGTCGCCCTCACCACCGACGGGCCCGCCGCCGACCTGATGCGGCACGTCGTCTACGTGCCGGCCTACCCCGAGCTGCCGGAGGAGTGGCGGCAGGCCGTCCGGCGGGTGCTGAGCCAGGACGCGTAG